The following are encoded in a window of Gaiellales bacterium genomic DNA:
- a CDS encoding LysM peptidoglycan-binding domain-containing protein: MRLRIAAIAATTLALAGAAPAAARTHYVVRYGDTLTGIARAHGVGLRRLAHANHRRVYGVLRAGTVLVIPGGRPSSSTGGRYTVRWGDTLTGIAARFGVSVDGLARMNGISPHGLLLAGATLHVPGAGGGGGGGSTGMGGSYVVHPGDTLSGIAARFGVGMHRLARANGLRVRGILLAGITLRVPAASAPAQSPLGPWSVPASIDAWSAHYGVDAALARAVSWQESGFHVNILSAAGAWGPMQVLPGTWTYVEDVLIGHRVSHTGDGDVRVGVALLHHLIGEFGGNESLAVAAYYQGERSVRERGLLPETRMYVANVMALRGRV, from the coding sequence ATGCGCCTCAGAATCGCCGCAATTGCAGCCACCACGCTCGCCCTCGCCGGGGCCGCCCCCGCGGCCGCGCGCACGCACTACGTCGTGCGCTACGGCGACACGCTGACCGGCATCGCCCGCGCCCACGGCGTCGGCCTGCGCCGGCTGGCGCACGCGAACCATCGCCGCGTGTACGGCGTCCTGCGCGCCGGCACCGTGCTCGTCATCCCGGGCGGCCGCCCATCGTCGTCCACGGGCGGGAGGTACACCGTCCGCTGGGGCGACACGCTCACGGGGATCGCCGCCCGCTTCGGCGTGAGCGTCGACGGACTGGCGCGGATGAACGGGATCTCGCCGCACGGCCTGCTGCTGGCCGGCGCGACGCTGCACGTGCCCGGCGCCGGCGGCGGTGGCGGCGGTGGCTCGACCGGGATGGGCGGAAGCTACGTCGTGCACCCCGGCGACACGCTCTCGGGGATCGCCGCCCGCTTCGGCGTGGGCATGCACCGGCTGGCGCGTGCGAACGGCCTGCGCGTGCGCGGGATCCTGCTCGCCGGCATCACGCTGCGCGTCCCGGCGGCTTCGGCACCGGCGCAGAGCCCGCTCGGCCCGTGGTCGGTGCCGGCCTCGATCGACGCGTGGTCGGCGCACTACGGCGTCGACGCTGCGCTCGCGCGGGCCGTCTCCTGGCAGGAGTCCGGCTTCCACGTGAACATCCTCTCGGCCGCGGGGGCCTGGGGCCCGATGCAGGTGCTCCCCGGCACGTGGACGTACGTCGAGGACGTCCTCATCGGCCACCGGGTCTCGCACACCGGCGACGGTGACGTGCGCGTCGGCGTTGCCCTGCTCCACCACCTGATCGGCGAGTTCGGCGGCAACGAGTCGCTGGCGGTCGCCGCCTACTACCAGGGCGAGCGCTCGGTGCGCGAGCGCGGCCTGCTGCCGGAGACGCGCATGTACGTCGCGAACGTCATGGCCCTCCGCGGGCGCGTCTAG
- a CDS encoding metalloregulator ArsR/SmtB family transcription factor — protein MATAIAERFRLLSEPTRLRLLDILGDGERSVGSLATELGCTQANVSKHLALLADAGLVERRRQGLHGYYRVRDPAVFALCAQVCETLRRHADARAAALREPA, from the coding sequence ATGGCCACGGCAATCGCCGAGCGGTTCCGGCTCCTGTCGGAGCCTACGCGCCTGCGCCTGCTCGACATCCTCGGCGACGGCGAGCGCAGCGTGGGCAGCCTCGCGACCGAGCTCGGCTGCACCCAGGCGAACGTGTCGAAGCACCTGGCGCTCCTGGCCGACGCGGGCCTCGTCGAGCGCCGCCGCCAGGGTCTGCACGGCTACTACCGCGTCCGCGACCCTGCGGTGTTCGCCCTCTGCGCCCAGGTATGTGAGACGCTTCGCCGGCACGCGGACGCGCGCGCAGCAGCGCTGCGCGAGCCCGCCTGA
- the trxA gene encoding thioredoxin: MSSIEITKSNFQSEVVDSDVPVLLDLWAAWCGPCRMVSPIVDELAGDYAGRIKVGKVDVDAEPELAGAFGVSSIPTLLLLKNGEIVERAVGARPKAQLAQALRLDEHVTAAV; this comes from the coding sequence GTGTCCAGCATCGAGATCACCAAGAGCAACTTCCAGTCCGAGGTCGTCGACTCCGACGTCCCCGTCCTGCTCGACCTGTGGGCGGCCTGGTGTGGCCCGTGCCGCATGGTCTCCCCCATCGTCGACGAGCTCGCCGGCGACTACGCCGGGCGGATCAAGGTTGGCAAGGTCGACGTCGACGCCGAGCCCGAGCTGGCCGGCGCGTTCGGCGTCTCCAGCATCCCGACGCTTCTCCTGCTCAAGAACGGGGAGATCGTCGAGCGCGCGGTGGGAGCGCGGCCGAAGGCACAGCTCGCGCAGGCCCTGCGCCTGGACGAGCACGTGACCGCCGCCGTCTAG
- a CDS encoding GNAT family N-acetyltransferase — MTLAARPPRPEDAAAVAALVNAYDAAYGGDGAWTVTDVEDEWRTASDVWLAERAGELAGHATLRPRDGGRLYALGWTHPADAGHGVGGLLVDLTEQRAAETGGSVVVRNSVLAADRAACRLLERRGYVAESQHLRMRIDLDAAPPPLAPPPGIALATFRPGVDDAGVDACVEEAFEHRWTNQAEWREGKAAEGRFDADVWIVAREGADVCGVVLCTARTFGMGYVEALAVRAKWRGRGIGAVLLHEALRRLWAAGERRVGLGVDGDNAAAIRLYERAGMRVAWAAVQYEREVGEARADTGGRSSARVCH; from the coding sequence ATGACGCTCGCGGCGCGACCGCCGCGGCCGGAAGATGCCGCCGCGGTGGCCGCGCTCGTGAACGCGTACGACGCCGCGTACGGCGGCGACGGCGCCTGGACGGTCACGGACGTCGAGGACGAGTGGAGAACGGCGTCGGACGTCTGGCTGGCGGAGCGGGCCGGGGAGCTCGCCGGGCACGCGACGCTCCGCCCAAGGGACGGCGGCCGTCTGTACGCGCTCGGCTGGACGCACCCTGCCGATGCCGGGCATGGCGTGGGCGGCCTGCTCGTCGACCTCACGGAGCAGCGGGCGGCCGAGACCGGCGGGAGCGTGGTCGTGCGCAACTCGGTGCTCGCCGCCGACCGGGCCGCCTGCCGGCTCCTCGAGCGCCGGGGCTACGTCGCGGAGTCGCAGCACCTGCGCATGCGCATCGATCTCGACGCCGCGCCCCCGCCGCTCGCGCCGCCGCCCGGCATCGCGCTCGCGACCTTCCGGCCCGGCGTCGACGACGCCGGAGTGGACGCGTGTGTCGAAGAGGCGTTCGAGCACCGCTGGACGAACCAGGCCGAATGGCGCGAGGGGAAGGCGGCGGAGGGGCGGTTCGACGCGGACGTGTGGATCGTCGCCCGGGAGGGCGCGGACGTCTGCGGGGTCGTCCTGTGCACGGCGCGGACGTTCGGGATGGGCTACGTCGAAGCACTCGCCGTGCGCGCCAAATGGCGGGGCCGGGGGATCGGCGCGGTGCTGCTGCACGAGGCGCTGCGGCGGCTCTGGGCCGCCGGCGAGCGCCGCGTCGGCCTCGGCGTGGACGGCGACAACGCGGCGGCGATCAGGCTGTACGAGCGCGCCGGGATGCGAGTCGCCTGGGCAGCCGTGCAGTACGAGCGAGAGGTGGGGGAAGCGCGGGCCGATACCGGCGGCAGGTCATCGGCCCGCGTATGTCACTGA
- the thrC gene encoding threonine synthase — protein sequence MKATHLACKGCGATYPLEALFACDRCFGPLEVGWDESEPVARDRIAAGPQTLWRFADFLPVEPPEKGLPVGCSPLIRADRLAAELGLDCELYVKTETSNPTHSFKDRVVAVAAAKAAELGFGALACASTGNLAGATAAAGAALGLPTYIFVPANLEREKIIAAAAYGATVFAVDGSYDDVNRLCSELAYDRPWAFVNVNMRAYYSEGSKTIALETAEQLGWRAPDRVVAPIASGSLYTKILQGFEQGRAAGLIEPGPAPVMHGSQGEGCSPVATAFAAGGDQVVPVRPTGIAKSLAIGNPADGVYALGVARRTGGSIEAASDAEIVEGIQLLARTTGIFTETAGGVTTAVLRKLAERGEIGAGETVVVYITGDGLKTVDAVEPAVETIAIPADADAVDEALAQPLQA from the coding sequence ATGAAGGCCACCCACCTCGCCTGCAAGGGCTGCGGCGCCACCTATCCGCTGGAGGCCCTGTTCGCCTGTGACCGCTGTTTCGGCCCCCTCGAGGTGGGCTGGGACGAGTCCGAGCCGGTCGCCCGCGACCGCATCGCCGCCGGGCCGCAGACGCTCTGGCGCTTCGCCGACTTCCTGCCCGTCGAGCCGCCCGAGAAGGGCCTGCCGGTGGGCTGCTCGCCGCTGATACGGGCCGACCGGCTCGCGGCCGAGCTCGGCCTCGACTGCGAGCTCTACGTGAAGACCGAGACCTCGAACCCCACCCACTCGTTCAAGGACCGGGTGGTCGCGGTGGCCGCCGCCAAGGCGGCCGAGCTCGGCTTCGGCGCGCTCGCGTGCGCCTCGACCGGCAACCTGGCCGGCGCGACGGCTGCCGCCGGGGCGGCGCTGGGCCTGCCGACGTACATCTTCGTGCCGGCGAACCTCGAGCGGGAGAAGATCATCGCCGCGGCCGCCTACGGCGCGACCGTGTTCGCCGTGGACGGCTCGTACGATGACGTCAACCGGCTCTGCTCGGAGCTCGCGTACGACCGGCCGTGGGCGTTCGTGAACGTGAACATGCGCGCCTACTACTCGGAGGGCTCGAAGACCATCGCGCTCGAGACGGCCGAGCAGCTCGGCTGGCGGGCGCCCGACCGCGTGGTCGCGCCGATCGCCTCCGGCTCGCTCTACACGAAGATCCTGCAGGGGTTCGAGCAGGGCCGCGCCGCCGGGCTGATCGAGCCCGGGCCGGCGCCCGTCATGCACGGCTCGCAGGGCGAGGGCTGCTCCCCGGTCGCCACGGCGTTTGCGGCGGGCGGCGATCAGGTCGTCCCCGTCCGCCCGACCGGCATCGCCAAGTCGCTCGCGATCGGCAACCCTGCCGACGGCGTCTACGCGCTCGGGGTCGCCCGCCGCACCGGCGGCAGCATCGAGGCGGCCTCCGACGCGGAGATCGTCGAGGGCATCCAGCTGCTCGCCCGCACCACCGGCATCTTCACCGAGACGGCGGGCGGCGTCACGACCGCGGTCCTGCGCAAGCTGGCCGAGCGCGGCGAGATCGGCGCCGGCGAGACCGTCGTCGTGTACATCACCGGCGACGGCCTGAAGACCGTCGACGCGGTGGAGCCCGCGGTCGAGACGATCGCGATCCCGGCCGACGCGGACGCCGTCGACGAGGCGCTGGCCCAGCCGCTTCAGGCATGA
- a CDS encoding GntR family transcriptional regulator, protein MSPNTPTLSRADDLAHRLQVEIVTGRIPLGSRLRQEDLASRFGVSRTPVREALRQLQAIGLVDQLGHRGAVVRRFSPEECRNVYLVRAELEGLAAERSAGRLTGYDKGDLDVAQALLRTGYERHRALARDDEDGLAILCEQWSQANELFHNVILAAAACPPLRDTVQSLQNSVPRSIAWRTFADDPDIIPRSVADHDRIVEALVKPDPRRARKLLHQHVLETGDTAARWLERQGS, encoded by the coding sequence GTGAGCCCGAACACACCGACCCTCTCCCGCGCCGACGACCTGGCGCACAGGCTGCAGGTCGAGATCGTCACGGGCCGCATCCCGCTGGGGTCGCGCCTGCGCCAGGAAGACCTCGCGAGCCGTTTCGGCGTGAGCCGCACGCCGGTGCGCGAGGCGCTGCGCCAGCTCCAGGCGATCGGGCTCGTCGACCAGCTCGGCCACCGCGGCGCCGTCGTGCGCCGGTTCAGCCCGGAGGAGTGCCGCAACGTCTATCTGGTGCGGGCCGAGCTCGAGGGCCTCGCCGCCGAGCGGTCGGCCGGACGGCTCACCGGCTACGACAAGGGCGACCTCGACGTCGCCCAGGCGCTGCTACGCACCGGCTACGAGCGCCACCGCGCCCTGGCACGCGACGACGAGGACGGCCTGGCCATCCTGTGCGAGCAGTGGTCGCAGGCGAACGAGCTCTTCCACAACGTGATCCTGGCCGCGGCGGCCTGCCCGCCGCTGCGCGACACCGTCCAGTCGCTCCAGAACAGCGTGCCCCGCTCGATCGCGTGGCGCACGTTCGCCGACGACCCCGACATCATCCCCCGCAGCGTCGCCGATCACGACCGCATCGTCGAGGCGCTCGTGAAGCCCGACCCCCGCCGCGCCCGCAAGCTGCTGCACCAGCACGTGCTCGAGACGGGCGACACCGCCGCTCGCTGGCTCGAGCGGCAGGGCTCCTGA
- a CDS encoding NlpC/P60 family protein — protein sequence MPTARGQASGRARATRASITTGVLVAMLATALTAAPANATSIKQKQNEAAAAEKQLTKLSNEAEHAVEVYDGIHQKYENTLAALRLNQQTLRFAKQNLKAAQKQLAASLTQDYKSGDQDAIAYVLAARSIGDLVDQVQVLQRTTGVNKNLLQQITKDQAEIVQREKLLKKQKRQRNAQQAAAAAQRDKAKAAVANQMSYLDGLKASIRKMIDEQQAAAAAAAAASATAAGSGTAPPSNLPNPPASTLGGQAVAIAERYLGVPYVWGGASPSGFDCSGLTMYVYSQLGVSLPHNAAAQYYSLPHVSESDLQPGDLVFFDGLNHVGIYIGGGSIIHAPHTGTVVQISSLSGGGSYYGAARVPG from the coding sequence ATGCCCACCGCCCGAGGCCAGGCGAGCGGACGCGCCCGCGCAACCCGAGCGAGCATCACGACCGGAGTTCTTGTCGCGATGCTGGCGACAGCGCTGACGGCCGCACCCGCCAACGCGACCTCGATCAAGCAGAAGCAGAACGAGGCTGCCGCCGCCGAGAAGCAGCTTACGAAGCTCTCGAACGAGGCTGAGCACGCCGTCGAGGTCTACGACGGCATCCACCAGAAGTACGAGAACACGCTCGCGGCGCTGCGCCTGAACCAGCAGACGCTGCGCTTCGCCAAGCAGAACCTCAAGGCGGCGCAGAAGCAGCTGGCCGCGAGCTTGACGCAGGACTACAAGAGCGGCGACCAGGACGCGATCGCCTACGTCCTCGCGGCCCGCTCGATCGGCGACCTCGTCGACCAGGTGCAGGTGCTCCAGCGCACGACGGGCGTGAACAAGAACCTGCTCCAGCAGATCACCAAGGATCAGGCCGAGATCGTGCAGCGCGAGAAGCTGCTGAAGAAGCAGAAGCGGCAGCGGAATGCGCAGCAGGCGGCCGCGGCCGCCCAGCGCGACAAGGCCAAGGCGGCCGTCGCCAACCAGATGAGCTACCTCGACGGCCTGAAGGCGTCGATCCGGAAGATGATCGACGAGCAGCAGGCCGCCGCAGCGGCGGCGGCCGCCGCGAGCGCGACGGCGGCCGGCTCCGGGACGGCGCCGCCGTCGAACCTGCCGAACCCGCCGGCGAGCACGCTGGGCGGCCAGGCGGTCGCGATCGCCGAGCGGTACCTGGGCGTGCCCTATGTGTGGGGCGGCGCCAGCCCCTCGGGCTTCGACTGCTCGGGGCTCACGATGTACGTCTACTCGCAGCTCGGCGTGTCGCTCCCGCACAACGCCGCGGCCCAGTACTACTCGCTCCCCCACGTGTCGGAGAGCGACCTCCAGCCGGGCGACCTGGTCTTCTTCGACGGGCTCAACCACGTCGGCATCTACATCGGCGGCGGCTCGATCATCCACGCGCCGCACACCGGCACCGTGGTGCAGATCTCGTCGCTCTCCGGCGGCGGCTCGTACTACGGCGCCGCGCGCGTCCCCGGCTGA
- a CDS encoding rhodanese-like domain-containing protein → MSAAGTRLRLVGPAPVAGALRAGAAVVDGRAPQAFDAGHLQGAVNVPAGPGAGGLAALVLSRDVPVLALAARLEQAVELEAELEAAGFRELLGAVAGDHPGRAVGGHPLARGGAIEVDRLADELATGAVLLIDVRETAEWRCGYVPGSVHLPLAALRGAAHLLPDVPTVACCSDGRRAAVAASALRRWGHRNVWRVADGGVADLLERPIGLDLLGAA, encoded by the coding sequence ATGAGCGCGGCCGGCACGCGCCTGCGCCTCGTCGGCCCGGCCCCCGTGGCCGGCGCGCTGCGGGCCGGCGCCGCCGTCGTCGACGGGCGCGCGCCCCAGGCGTTCGACGCCGGTCACCTCCAGGGCGCCGTGAACGTGCCCGCCGGGCCGGGCGCCGGCGGGCTGGCGGCCCTCGTGCTCTCGCGCGACGTGCCGGTGCTCGCGCTGGCGGCGCGGCTCGAGCAGGCGGTCGAACTCGAGGCCGAGCTCGAGGCCGCCGGGTTCCGCGAGTTGCTCGGCGCGGTGGCCGGCGACCATCCCGGCCGCGCCGTCGGGGGCCATCCGTTGGCGCGCGGCGGGGCGATCGAGGTCGATCGTCTCGCGGACGAGCTTGCGACCGGCGCGGTGCTCCTGATCGACGTCCGCGAGACCGCCGAGTGGCGGTGCGGCTACGTGCCCGGCTCCGTGCACCTGCCGCTCGCGGCGCTGCGCGGGGCGGCGCACCTGCTTCCGGACGTTCCGACGGTGGCGTGCTGCTCCGACGGCCGCCGCGCCGCCGTCGCGGCGAGCGCGCTTCGCCGCTGGGGCCACCGCAACGTCTGGCGCGTCGCCGACGGCGGCGTGGCCGACCTGCTGGAGCGGCCGATCGGCCTCGACCTGCTCGGCGCGGCCTGA
- a CDS encoding helix-turn-helix transcriptional regulator → MGTNVRHLLGMHNVSQQRLARYLGLSPQGLWNILHGRSEPRSRTAQRIAAAFGITMDSLFADTGSCVRAAAGVFERAPVRALSETAEADDDEWGGLVAGKAVG, encoded by the coding sequence TTGGGAACCAACGTCCGGCACCTGCTCGGCATGCACAACGTCAGCCAGCAGCGGCTCGCCCGCTACCTCGGGCTGTCGCCGCAGGGGCTCTGGAACATCCTCCATGGCCGCTCGGAGCCGCGCTCGCGGACGGCGCAGCGGATCGCGGCCGCGTTCGGCATCACCATGGACTCCCTCTTCGCCGACACGGGCAGCTGCGTGCGCGCGGCCGCCGGCGTGTTCGAGCGGGCCCCCGTGCGGGCGCTCTCCGAGACGGCGGAGGCGGACGACGACGAGTGGGGCGGGCTCGTCGCCGGAAAGGCGGTCGGATGA
- a CDS encoding sulfate ABC transporter substrate-binding protein, with protein MNRVQVRIAAAGAVVLSIVALAAACGGSGGSTADAASGGKINLVAYSTPETSYAKLIPAFNTTSEGKGVTFTQSYGASGDQSRAVAAGQAADVVHFALEPDISRLVDAKLVSPNWNQNQYNGFVADTMVVFVVRKGNPKHITTWDDLTKPGVEVITPNPFTSGGARWNIMAAYGAQLKEGKTPAQAQQYLSDLFHHVPVQDDKASAALQTFTGGKGDVLLAYEQDALLAQESGADIQIVYPPQTIQIQTPIATTVKASSAAKSFVKWMYTPQAQTILAQTGYRPVVSSVESAFTKAFPDAGNPTQFTIDDVDSGGWDDVMTKFFDPTNSVMQKIESSIGVSTSS; from the coding sequence TTGAACCGAGTACAAGTACGGATCGCGGCGGCCGGGGCCGTCGTCCTCTCGATCGTCGCCCTGGCGGCGGCTTGCGGGGGCAGCGGCGGAAGCACCGCCGATGCCGCGTCTGGTGGGAAGATCAACCTCGTCGCCTACTCGACGCCCGAGACGTCGTACGCGAAGCTGATCCCCGCCTTCAACACGACGTCGGAGGGCAAGGGCGTCACCTTCACGCAGTCCTACGGCGCCTCCGGCGACCAGAGCCGGGCGGTCGCCGCCGGGCAGGCCGCCGACGTCGTCCACTTCGCCCTCGAGCCGGACATCTCGCGGCTCGTCGACGCGAAGCTGGTCAGTCCCAACTGGAATCAGAACCAGTACAACGGCTTCGTCGCGGACACCATGGTCGTGTTCGTCGTCCGCAAGGGCAACCCGAAGCACATCACCACCTGGGACGACCTGACCAAGCCCGGCGTCGAGGTGATCACGCCCAACCCGTTCACCTCGGGCGGCGCCCGCTGGAACATCATGGCGGCGTACGGCGCCCAGCTGAAGGAAGGCAAGACCCCCGCGCAGGCCCAGCAGTACCTGAGCGACCTGTTCCACCACGTGCCTGTCCAGGACGACAAGGCATCCGCCGCCCTGCAGACGTTCACCGGTGGCAAGGGTGACGTGCTCCTCGCCTACGAGCAGGACGCCCTGCTCGCTCAGGAGAGCGGCGCGGACATCCAGATCGTGTACCCCCCGCAGACGATCCAGATCCAGACGCCGATCGCGACGACGGTGAAGGCCTCGTCCGCCGCGAAGAGCTTCGTCAAGTGGATGTACACGCCCCAGGCTCAGACGATCCTGGCCCAGACCGGCTACCGGCCGGTGGTCTCGAGCGTCGAGTCCGCGTTCACCAAGGCGTTCCCGGACGCCGGCAACCCCACCCAGTTCACGATCGACGACGTCGACTCGGGCGGCTGGGATGACGTGATGACGAAGTTCTTCGATCCGACGAACAGCGTCATGCAGAAGATCGAGTCCAGCATCGGAGTGTCGACCAGCTCATGA
- the cysT gene encoding sulfate ABC transporter permease subunit CysT produces MTTVALPRRRASGAALPSVAPGVAITYLSVVVLLPLSALLWESHKGGLDAFWQAVTAPDAVAALKLTLGAALLVALINAVFGTLIAWVLVRDSFIGKGLVNSLIDLPFALPTVVAGLTLLTLYGPNSPIGLNITYTRKAVVLALMFETLPFVIRSVQPVLLELDREMEEAAASLGARGHVIFRRVVLPNLMPAIFSGMALAFARAVGEYGSVVMLSGNVPFSTEVASVHIYSQIQSDYVTGATAMSVVLLSISLVVLLSISALHRWSSKHDR; encoded by the coding sequence ATGACGACGGTCGCACTCCCGCGCAGGCGGGCCTCCGGGGCGGCGCTACCCAGCGTCGCTCCGGGGGTTGCGATCACCTACCTGTCGGTGGTCGTGCTCCTGCCGCTCTCCGCCCTCCTGTGGGAGTCCCACAAGGGCGGCCTCGACGCCTTCTGGCAGGCGGTCACCGCTCCCGATGCGGTGGCCGCGCTCAAGCTCACCCTCGGAGCGGCGCTGCTCGTCGCCCTGATCAACGCCGTCTTCGGCACCCTGATCGCGTGGGTGCTGGTGCGCGACTCCTTCATCGGGAAAGGGCTCGTGAACTCGCTCATCGACCTGCCGTTCGCCCTGCCGACGGTGGTGGCCGGCCTCACCCTGCTCACCCTGTACGGCCCCAACTCCCCGATCGGCCTGAACATCACCTACACCCGCAAGGCGGTCGTGCTCGCGCTGATGTTCGAGACGCTGCCGTTCGTCATCCGCAGCGTCCAGCCGGTGCTGCTCGAGCTCGACCGCGAGATGGAGGAGGCGGCCGCATCGCTCGGTGCCCGCGGCCACGTCATCTTCCGCCGCGTCGTCCTGCCGAACCTGATGCCGGCGATCTTCTCCGGCATGGCGCTCGCCTTCGCCCGGGCGGTCGGCGAGTACGGCTCGGTCGTGATGCTCTCGGGCAACGTGCCGTTCTCGACCGAGGTCGCCTCGGTGCACATCTACTCGCAGATCCAGAGCGACTACGTGACCGGTGCGACCGCGATGTCGGTCGTCCTGCTCTCGATCTCGCTCGTCGTGCTCCTGTCCATCTCCGCCCTCCACCGCTGGAGCTCGAAGCATGATCGTTAA
- the cysW gene encoding sulfate ABC transporter permease subunit CysW, whose translation MIVKYGLRFVALTYLALLLIIPVGMIVAHTFSGGIAPVWTALTDPDAIKALELTLKIAIIVVPLNTLFGITMALVMVRREFRGKALLSALIDLPFAVSPVIVGFTLILVYGMNGWFGEFFINQGYPIIFSTPGMVLATMFASLPFVCREVIPVLREIGTEQEQAAATLGARAHQTFRRVTLPAIRWGIVYGVVLTTARAIGEYGAVAVVSGNVIGQTQTLTLRVSQEYQNFDHIAAYTAALELAVIALVTLFLMNLFHPRKDH comes from the coding sequence ATGATCGTTAAGTACGGGCTCCGCTTCGTGGCGCTGACCTACCTGGCGCTGCTCCTGATCATCCCGGTCGGGATGATCGTCGCGCACACCTTCTCCGGCGGCATCGCACCCGTCTGGACCGCGCTCACCGACCCGGACGCGATCAAGGCGCTCGAGCTGACGCTCAAGATCGCGATCATCGTCGTCCCGCTGAACACGCTGTTCGGGATCACGATGGCGCTCGTCATGGTGCGGCGCGAGTTCCGCGGCAAGGCGCTGCTCTCGGCCCTGATCGACCTGCCCTTCGCCGTCTCGCCCGTCATCGTGGGCTTCACGCTGATCCTGGTGTACGGCATGAACGGCTGGTTCGGCGAGTTCTTCATCAACCAGGGCTACCCGATCATCTTCTCGACGCCGGGCATGGTGCTCGCGACGATGTTCGCGTCGCTCCCGTTCGTCTGCCGCGAGGTGATCCCGGTGCTGCGCGAGATCGGCACCGAGCAGGAGCAGGCGGCGGCGACGCTGGGCGCGCGGGCGCATCAGACGTTCCGGCGCGTCACCCTGCCGGCGATCCGCTGGGGCATCGTCTACGGCGTCGTCCTCACGACCGCACGCGCGATCGGCGAGTACGGCGCCGTCGCCGTCGTCTCGGGCAACGTGATCGGCCAGACCCAGACGCTGACGCTCCGCGTCTCGCAGGAGTATCAGAACTTCGACCACATCGCGGCCTACACGGCGGCGCTCGAGCTCGCCGTGATCGCACTCGTGACCCTGTTCCTGATGAACCTGTTCCACCCCCGAAAGGACCACTAG
- a CDS encoding TOBE-like domain-containing protein — MAITVRNVNKRFGDFVALDDVSLEVPAGSLTALLGPSGSGKSTLLRVIAGLEKADQGEVFIGGAEATKLPPQRRDIGFVFQHYAAFKHMTVAKNVAFGLEIRKRPKDEVKRRVAELLDLVQLDGFGDRYPSQLSGGQRQRMALARALAVEPEVLLLDEPFGALDAKVRSELRAWLRRLHDEMHVTTVFVTHDQEEAMEVSDTIVLMDHGRIVQEGRPQDLYDHPETEFVMRFMGQVNRIGDVYVRPHDVEIRLEPNGTTEAAVVERVLHMGHHIRVDLTVNGGDPVSAQLTRDEAERLGLEPGRPVFVRPAKARTFAGEPEAEAVS; from the coding sequence ATGGCAATCACCGTCCGCAACGTGAACAAGCGCTTCGGCGACTTCGTGGCACTCGACGATGTCAGCCTTGAAGTGCCGGCGGGATCGCTGACGGCGCTCCTGGGCCCCAGCGGGAGCGGCAAGTCGACGCTCCTGCGCGTCATCGCCGGTCTCGAGAAGGCCGACCAGGGCGAGGTCTTCATCGGGGGCGCCGAGGCGACGAAGCTGCCGCCGCAGCGACGCGACATCGGCTTCGTGTTCCAGCACTACGCCGCCTTCAAGCACATGACAGTCGCCAAGAACGTGGCGTTCGGCCTCGAGATCCGCAAGCGGCCCAAGGACGAGGTGAAGCGACGGGTGGCGGAGCTGCTCGACCTCGTCCAGCTCGACGGCTTCGGCGACCGCTACCCGTCCCAGCTCTCGGGCGGCCAGCGCCAGCGCATGGCGCTCGCCCGCGCGCTCGCGGTCGAGCCCGAGGTGCTGCTCCTCGACGAGCCCTTCGGCGCCCTCGACGCCAAGGTGCGCAGTGAGCTGCGCGCCTGGCTGCGGCGGCTGCACGACGAGATGCACGTCACCACCGTGTTCGTCACCCATGACCAGGAAGAGGCCATGGAGGTGTCGGACACGATCGTGCTCATGGATCACGGGCGGATCGTCCAGGAGGGCCGCCCGCAGGATCTCTACGACCATCCCGAGACCGAGTTCGTGATGCGCTTCATGGGCCAGGTCAACCGGATCGGCGACGTCTACGTGCGCCCGCACGACGTCGAGATCCGGCTCGAGCCCAACGGCACCACCGAGGCGGCGGTCGTCGAGCGAGTCCTGCACATGGGCCACCACATCCGCGTCGACCTGACCGTGAACGGCGGCGACCCGGTGTCGGCCCAGCTCACCCGCGACGAGGCGGAGCGGCTCGGCCTCGAGCCGGGCCGGCCGGTTTTCGTGCGCCCCGCGAAGGCCAGGACCTTCGCCGGCGAGCCGGAAGCCGAGGCCGTCTCCTGA